One stretch of Candidatus Bathyarchaeia archaeon DNA includes these proteins:
- a CDS encoding DUF763 domain-containing protein — protein MRRTGVVSLPLHEGRCPSWVFPRMVQLCREISKIVLLEYPVEQFLKRLSNPFFFQALGCVLGFDWHSSGLTTTTCAALKEALNSENLGVKVAGGKGSASKKTPEEIMSLATCDVERLVYASRLSAKVDNALVQDGYQLYHHTIVFSEDGSWTVIQQGLNPENGYARRYHWLSTREVKLESFVEEPHQAICCDRRGETLDLTSKRSREAREVSLDLVKDDPKHLEKYLTGQTSLVDFHLPRSHLIPRMGERCLKTLRRVYEAQPRTYEELVSFKGVGPKTVRALALISKLIYGAELSWVDPAEYSFAHGGKDGVPYPVSVALMEESAQMLKQAVEEARIGVKDKLHALRRLKTLV, from the coding sequence CGTAGAACTGGGGTTGTAAGCCTTCCTCTACATGAGGGTAGGTGTCCAAGCTGGGTTTTTCCTAGGATGGTTCAGCTTTGCAGGGAAATCTCTAAAATCGTTTTACTCGAGTACCCAGTAGAGCAGTTTCTTAAAAGGCTGTCCAACCCATTCTTCTTTCAAGCTCTGGGCTGCGTGTTAGGCTTCGACTGGCATTCCTCAGGCTTGACAACCACGACCTGCGCCGCTTTGAAGGAGGCTTTAAACAGCGAAAACCTCGGGGTGAAGGTGGCTGGAGGCAAGGGCTCAGCCTCCAAGAAAACCCCTGAGGAGATTATGTCTCTGGCCACCTGCGACGTGGAACGGTTGGTGTACGCTTCCAGGCTTTCAGCTAAGGTGGATAACGCTCTGGTTCAAGACGGATATCAACTATACCATCACACCATCGTGTTTTCGGAGGATGGGTCCTGGACGGTTATTCAGCAGGGGTTGAATCCTGAAAACGGCTACGCCCGCCGATATCACTGGTTGTCAACCAGAGAAGTGAAGCTGGAAAGCTTTGTAGAGGAGCCGCATCAAGCGATATGCTGCGACAGGAGAGGTGAAACGCTGGATTTAACGTCCAAGCGCTCCAGGGAAGCCCGTGAAGTCAGCCTCGACTTGGTGAAAGACGACCCTAAACACCTTGAAAAATATCTGACGGGCCAAACGAGCCTAGTTGACTTTCATCTTCCACGCAGCCACCTTATACCTCGAATGGGTGAAAGATGCTTAAAGACGCTGCGTAGGGTGTACGAGGCGCAGCCGAGAACCTACGAAGAATTGGTCAGCTTCAAAGGGGTTGGTCCTAAAACGGTTAGAGCCCTCGCCTTAATTTCAAAATTGATCTACGGAGCTGAGCTCTCATGGGTGGATCCTGCTGAATACTCCTTCGCCCACGGGGGGAAGGATGGAGTACCATATCCCGTGAGCGTAGCGTTAATGGAAGAGTCAGCTCAAATGTTGAAGCAGGCCGTTGAAGAAGCCAGAATAGGGGTTAAAGACAAGTTGCACGCTTTAAGAAGGCTAAAAACACTAGTATGA